The nucleotide window TAGTTAATTAATTTTTAGTATAGAATAGCCAAATAATCATTATTATATCATAAATGATTCCCAATTATCCAACAAATGTTTAAGCAAAAACTTCTCAAGCTTTTGCTTATTTTTCACAAGAACCAATTGTTTCTCTTTGTCTTCCAAATTAAACCTAATAATAACGGGCTTACACTCTGGGGGGCTCTTTTTAACTCTTATATCATTAATAATTTTATTCAAAGAACTCTGCATAATATCTTGCTCGCTTATATTCTCTTTTTCTAAATAAGCACCTATTTTAATATATCTGTATATCATAGTTCTACTGAATTTATAGTCTAGGCAAAATTCATAAAAATTATCATATCCATCGAATCTGTATAATTTATTCTTCTTTATCTCATAAAGCGCTTTGGCCAATTCTACCCTATTAACAGCTTCTTCTAAGGTCCGGGCCTTAATTTCTTCCTTAAGCTGCCTATATCTTAATCGAGCCTTTTCTTTGCCAGAATCACTCTCAACTCGAGTTACATCCCCCACCCTACTTTTAATAGTATTAAGTATGTCTATTTTCATTTTTATTCCTTCAACATAAATATTTGTAAACCAGTTTACAAATATTTATGTTGTCTTTATGTTTTCAATACCTTCAATAACTTCAGCCACTTTTAAATATTCATTATAATATCTTTCGCTCTCCTGGGGCGCTAATCTATAAGTAATCATCTTCTGGATAGCAGCACTTCTATGAATTTTAATCGGAACATATTCTTGATAAAGCTGTTGCAAGCTATAGAAAAATTCTTTCTTTATTTTTCTATTTTCCTCATAAAGAGTTTGAATAACATAATAACTCTTAAAATCCTGTTTCTGATAAGCACTAATAATCTCTTGCATTTTACTTTTCAAAATATCATAGCTCTCAATTGCCCAGAGCTCTGCTGGCAAAGGAATAACAACCTTAGTAGCAATCATCAAAGAATTAATAAGCTCTTTATTAACTGAGGGGGGAGTATCAATTAATATATAATCATATTCATCGAAATAAGGTGTCAAAATCGTTTTCAACTTATACTCCTGCCCAATAATATTCTCTCCTGAAAATTGAGAAAGCTTAATATGCGATGGAGCAAAGTGTAAATCATCTGTTATCTCATGTACAATACTCATAAAAGACTTTTTAGACTTTAATACTTCGTAAATATTATATTCTCTTATATCTATTTTGTTTTCAAAATAAGGAAGGAAATAAGAAGTAATACTAGCCTGGGAATCAATATCTATAAGCAAAGTTTTATACCTTTTAGAAAAAATAAATCCCAACATTATCGCTGTTACACTTTTGCCAACTCCGCCCTTAATCGAAGAAATAGCTATAACATCTCTCATCTTATACCCCTAGAATCTAAACACTTAAATCTCTTATCATAAAAAAGTTTATCCAAATTATCCTCAGCGACTAAGAGTTCCTCGGACAAAGAATTAACAACGCCAATATCTTTTGCCCTAACCGAAATATTAAGCTTTTTAATCTTATTTTTTATTGTAAAATAGGAGATATTGTTAACCTTAGCCAAAAAAAGAGGAGTATAATATTTTTTCCCCTCATATTCAATGAAAAACTCTTTCAAATTTGTTTTCTCTGTCAAGCTCAACTACCCTTTTGTCATTCTTTCTTTAACTTACACTTAATAAGATTTTGAGCCTCTTCACTTAAAAGCAACTCTCTTTTCTTAAAGAATAAATCCTTAGAAGAAATTATGCCTTCAATCTTATTTTTTTTTATATATCTCGAGAGATAAGAAGAATCGCTGTATCCCATCTCTCTTGAAAATTCTTTAAGGTTTTTTAAAGAATTTAAAAAATTTAGCGTAATTCGCACGAAATTCTATCTCCTAAATAAGTTTTCATTAATAGCACAACTTATTGTCTAACATAACTAACTTTATTATAAACTATGAACATCATTTTGTAAATCAAATTGACAAAATAACTTTTTTGGTATATAAATTAGTATATATAAATTATATTAATAATTATCTTGTTCTTTAAATAAAACTAGAGACAAAAAAGACCTATAATAAAGGTCTTAAACAAACTGAAATAAAGGATAAATCGATGAAAAATTTAAATTTCTTTTTACATAATAACAGCAAACTCAAGAAAAATCAAGTTAGACTAATAAAACTAATTTCCATCCTAAAATATCTAAATAAAAACAGGTTAGGATATAACCAACAAGATATACTCAACTTAGCTAACTTTTTTCTAAAAAAAGAAGGTTACTCAGTAATTAAAATGAAAACATTACAAAAAGACTTGGGCTTCCTCAAAAAAAACCATGTAATTAAAACATTCATAATAAGACTTGGGGAATACAAAGGTTCAAAAATAAAGTATATGCCAAAAAGAAACGCATATCAAATATTAAAGCAAGTACTCAATTCAACAGAAGAACTATTAGAAAAAACATTCAATATCATACATAAACTAAATAAACAGGAGAAAATCAAAAACAAAACCGAAGAAAAAAATAGAACAAAAAATAGCAGTGTATATAATATAATATATAATAATATAAATAATAAGAAAAAAATAGAAAGAGCAACGAATAGACAACAGCAAATAAAAGAAAAAATAGTAAAAAAGTACACATTGCAAGGGGATACACAACGGGAAACTACCAAAGTCTGATAACAACAAAAATAAAAGGGAATGAAAAAACCAATGCACAAACCAAAATTAAAAAGAAAGAAATATCTACACAAGTATAGAGCCAAAAACTTTCAATTCTTGAAGCTTATATAATACCCTAAAGAGGGTATCAGAAAGAATACAAAAAAGCAAAGATGCAAAAGAAAGACCTCATAATAAAAACACTAGCAAAAACTTATCAAATAACTACAATAATCAAAACACTAATAACAAAAAGACAATAAAAGATCAAAATTGTAAAAACAACCAATCTCAAACAAAGGCTTGGAAAAAACAAAGCCTAAATAATAAAAGACAAAACCCTAAAGCATAGCAAAGAATATTTTAAAAATTAAGAATGGTAGAATAAAAAGCAACAAAGAAAGCACATCTTGTCCATCAAAGTTTATCAACGTATTATGAATTTTGCAAAAATTATGGTGACATTAGCACTCTTTCTCTTAAGAGCATCACCAAAGTCCCAGTAAAACATACTAATATTAACCTTAAAAGCAAATAAATTCGGTTCATTCATTACTTTTTATCATATCGTCAGGTAATGAATGGATTACAAAATCAAATAATCGTTGTAATTTTGGATTGCTTATTGGCAAATAAAACTCGCCAAACTTGATGTATGCAATTTTATTCACAACAGTGCATTTGTAAACGGATTTCTTGGGAGGGGGGGGATAATATAATATCCTGAATGATAACTTTAGAATTTAAGTAAAAAAGGCTAATAAGCAAACAAAAAAATAACATTATGCTTAAACAAGGGACTTCAAAAAAGAATACTTACAGTGGGGATGTTTCAATTGAATCTTTCTTAAGGGAAGAATTTATATGCAAAATAAGAACTTTTTTCCTATCAATTCAAACTCAACATACAAATTACTTAGCAAATGGCATTACATTACAATACGACATTTTCTCAATCAACGAATTTTTTCTTTTAAAGCAAGTGTTTAAACTGGTAGTTTAGATTTTTGTCGGTATATTTACAATATACCTAAATCTAGGCACGGATTACGGCCCATGCAAATAAAAAGAAAACCCCTTGGGGAAGGGGATTATTTAAAAGAATGTATGGTATGAAGTAAATATTGATAATAAATTCTTTTAATTTTAAAAAAGGAGAATATTTAATAATTAAGTATTAGTTCAAAAATTAATCATTTTCAAGTTTTTCCAAAACATTACTCAATATTTTTCTCAAAATTTTAAATAGATGTACCAATAATCATTAATGATCCTGTAATTTCGAGTCATAAAGACAAAGTTACCATTGTTTTAATGATCCGATTAAATTGCAATATAACTTTGAAGCAATTAGTCAAAATTATTCTTAGAGCAATAGGAACAGAAGGATTTCAATAACTTCATGGACGACCTTTCTAAAGAATACAAAGGCATGAATATAAGGTGCCTTACAGGGAACATTTGACTTCAAACTTTATGTCCCATTAATGCCGTTATCGTAAAATCTTGTTCTATACAGGAGAAGTAAAAAGCTCTCTAATATTAACAATGGTAATTTATTGGGCTTCAAATATTAGGAAAAGGTTCGTTATGCCCTCATATTTGGTATTAATAATATGATGAATTTGTTAGAAAAGGGGGAAACACGTGCTTTTAGATTTTTATTATTGCTAAATAGCTAAGGGCCTTAAAAGACAGTGAAAATATTTATTGTAAATATGATATAGGATTTGCGATTAGTTTGTATGTGAAACACAGAGACTCAGTTTGTCGACTTTCAGATTGAGCCTTCTAAATATTGACCGCATTAATAACAGCACACTTGCAAGTTCAACATTGATAATTTCCTTGTATTTATTTTACGGAAATAACGACAATATGTTTTACTATAATTTTTAGATTTACAGTTTCTATTTTGCCAAAAGAATTACAATATATTGGGAGGAATAAATAGATTATTATGATATATGTTTGTTTGGGGGCATATATTTTTTAGAATGCAAGAAAAGAAAGTCCCTACTCCTATGTCTTGTTTTGGAGAGGATTAATAGGAGTGTTGGGGACTGTTGATAGAATTCTTTCTACCGTATTTATATATGTTTATAATATTATTTTATTTTTTTAATTTTGTAAATATTTTTAAACAATTTTATTATATTCGATATCAATACCCAAGATTTTTTGACACAATCAACAGTACAAACAAGTTGCTAACAGGTTGATATTCGGATGTTATTGCCACCGTTTGCCATCGGGATTTATACTAAATACATTTGCACTTATTCTCCTGCTTTAAATCATGATCAAGCTTTTTTATTGCTTTCATAAGTCTCATTTGACCCATTTGCAAGGCAGAAATTTTTCTCCTCTTATTTCTAAAATTTAATTCTTGGTTTATTTTTTTATTCAATTCTTGCATTTCTTTAATTTCTAAGGCACTTGGTTCATAATCGATCCACTTTTTATCTACCCACCCCTTTTCCCATTCATAATATCCTTCATTGTAGTTAGTTCCATTAGACTCATCAAAATGCCTTGAAAGGGCTGATATTACTTTTACGCCGTACTGAAGCATTTTCTCTGTTTCCGTCTTTGCAATAAATTCATCATAATCATAAGTTTTGCCCGTTTGCATATTAATGATATCAACAATTAACTTAAAGGTATTTATGCAGTTCATTGCAATATTGCCAAATGGGAGATCTGGACTACTTAGACATTTAATATTGACTTCATATTTATTCTTTAAGCTTTTAGGTATTTTGAAGAAGTCAACTATAAATCCATCGACTTTGGATTTATAGTTTGCTTCATATTGAGAATTTCCGAAAAAGGTTTCACGATTACCCTCGGTCATGTAATTATCATAATCCAGTATCATAGGCAGTTTTCTTTCTCGGGCATTATATTGTTTAATATTTCTCATCTCATATCCTCAGAAATCAAAATTCTTTTTTTATCTTTATATCATACATTATTATAATATATATTAAATAAGAATGGGTATAAATAGCTGATAATTTTTTAGTCTAAAATTTTTTGCTTGTTTAACAGGGGATTGATATTCATTTACCTGAAATTATTATTTTTATATTTGATATTGTTTTTTTGCTGGCTTGCAATATACTTAATTTATCTTTAACCTTTAACCATTTATAAGAAGCTTTGAGCGAGCAATTTTCTCAAGGCTTCTTATTGCTTTATCTTCTATACAGAACAATAATACAGCTATGCCGGGTTACTTTTATAGAGTTGTTGATATAATCTGATTATTCTAAACTCAGTGAGTTTGAATTGATTATATCCTTTAATTAACAAGTTGTCTATTATTATGTTCTCATGATTATTTACAAAGGATAGGGGTAGTTTATGCAGAAAGTATTTTCTTTGATTAGCAATCTTTTTGTGTAATCTGGCAACCCTTAATCTAGCTTGGTCTCTATTATTTTAGCATTTCTTCTTCTTATATAATCCTCCTTATCTTCTTTGGTATTTTTTGAGCTTATTCTCACTTTTATTAAATAGTAATTCTTGATGCTATATCAATATAATAATGTACTTCAAACATATTGCTTGATTAACAGTCGTTTGATCAAAAAGACTTAAAAGTGTGAGTCAGATCCAATAGATAGTAAAATATAAGTACTTGTGCATAAATCACTCTAATAACTTTTTCTAAAAAATTAGAATCAATTCAAACTCACTGAGTTTAGAATAATCAGATTATATCAACAACTCTATAAAAGTAACCCGGCATAGCTGTATTATTGTTCTGTATAGAAGATAAAGCAATAAGAAGCCTTGAGAAAATTGCTCGCTCAAAGCTTCTTATAAATGGTTAAAGGTTAAAGATAAATTAAGTATATTGCAAGCCAGCAAAAAAACAATATCAAATATAAAAATAATAATTTCAGGTAAATGAATATCAATCCCCTGTTAAACAAGCAAAAAATTTTAGACTAAAAAATTATCAGCTATTTATACCCATTCTTATTTAATATATATTATAATAATGTATGATATAAAGATAAAAAAAGAATTTTGATTTCTGAGGATATGAGATGAGAAATATTAAACAATATAATGCCCGAGAAAGAAAACTGCCTATGATACTGGATTATGATAATTACATGACCGAGGGTAATCGTGAAACCTTTTTCGGAAATTCTCAATATGAAGCAAACTATAAATCCAAAGTCGATGGATTTATAGTTGACTTCTTCAAAATACCTAAAAGCTTAAAGAATAAATATGAAGTCAATATTAAATGTCTAAGTAGTCCAGATCTCCCATTTGGCAATATTGCAATGAACTGCATAAATACCTTTAAGTTAATTGTTGATATCATTAATATGCAAACGGGCAAAACTTATGATTATGATGAATTTATTGCAAAGACGGAAACAGAGAAAATGCTTCAGTACGGCGTAAAAGTAATATCAGCCCTTTCAAGGCATTTTGATGAGTCTAATGGAACTAACTACAATGAAGGATATTATGAATGGGAAAAGGGGTGGGTAGATAAAAAGTGGATCGATTATGAACCAAGTGCCTTAGAAATTAAAGAAATGCAAGAATTGAATAAAAAAATAAACCAAGAATTAAATTTTAGAAATAAGAGGAGAAAAATTTCTGCCTTGCAAATGGGTCAAATGAGACTTATGAAAGCAATAAAAAAGCTTGATCATGATTTAAAGCAGGAGAATAAGTGCAAATGTATTTAGTATAAATCCCGA belongs to Borrelia hermsii DAH and includes:
- a CDS encoding ParA family protein, translated to MRDVIAISSIKGGVGKSVTAIMLGFIFSKRYKTLLIDIDSQASITSYFLPYFENKIDIREYNIYEVLKSKKSFMSIVHEITDDLHFAPSHIKLSQFSGENIIGQEYKLKTILTPYFDEYDYILIDTPPSVNKELINSLMIATKVVIPLPAELWAIESYDILKSKMQEIISAYQKQDFKSYYVIQTLYEENRKIKKEFFYSLQQLYQEYVPIKIHRSAAIQKMITYRLAPQESERYYNEYLKVAEVIEGIENIKTT
- a CDS encoding chromosome replication/partitioning protein, whose amino-acid sequence is MKIDILNTIKSRVGDVTRVESDSGKEKARLRYRQLKEEIKARTLEEAVNRVELAKALYEIKKNKLYRFDGYDNFYEFCLDYKFSRTMIYRYIKIGAYLEKENISEQDIMQSSLNKIINDIRVKKSPPECKPVIIRFNLEDKEKQLVLVKNKQKLEKFLLKHLLDNWESFMI
- a CDS encoding plasmid maintenance protein: MKNLNFFLHNNSKLKKNQVRLIKLISILKYLNKNRLGYNQQDILNLANFFLKKEGYSVIKMKTLQKDLGFLKKNHVIKTFIIRLGEYKGSKIKYMPKRNAYQILKQVLNSTEELLEKTFNIIHKLNKQEKIKNKTEEKNRTKNSSVYNIIYNNINNKKKIERATNRQQQIKEKIVKKYTLQGDTQRETTKV